The following coding sequences lie in one Haematobia irritans isolate KBUSLIRL chromosome 3, ASM5000362v1, whole genome shotgun sequence genomic window:
- the LOC142230510 gene encoding tektin-3 — translation MICWQNEDRFLQQRYPPVYPKTETLKDLLLKSSVPIPWSTAGAPPCMEPVSGPSVPPRVGTSYQNAHPHLWRPTLSYEMIEVKNLAEHPVTNQLVKPTFAPAHMSTEPLTFPNLVTGFHRNPQHAARAALYTRYTPAEWANNNLTKYAESNINRNQSERLRNDAVRLMRETDEKTAQGQRDAGRRLGERITDVTFWRNELNTEMEKLVSESSAFTELKRKCAKAMMDLEAPLHIAQECLYHREGRAGVEKVHDCVEKALLLEIDNLRNSRDKLKELHERITNQAHDCRAAQHLLEEDVSGKDSTLGIDSVCHQLNNFSRGLAYYGGIEKYDPTVSTQESWAEASSQRVSRSQAERAKLSQLRSDSDTMVNAIAQSVWDHWSNTNNAFDRRSQEMAESKNKIQLHLHKTQQELFDLEKHIFLLQKAIQDKSNPLKVAQTRMEARTHRTGVELCKDYAQLRLTQEVQDLKDTVNNLHHKLQEAEAQHQSLLKTRASLESDLRNKVNALFIDREKCMGLRRSFPVNNMIKY, via the exons ATGATCTGTTGGCAAAATGAGGATAGATTTCTTCAACAACGTTATCCTCCAGTGTATCCTAAAACTGAAACCTTAAaagatttattattaaaatcaagtgtACCCATA CCATGGAGTACGGCCGGGGCACCGCCATGCATGGAACCAGTATCTGGGCCATCTGTTCCTCCGCGGGTGGGAACGTCTTATCAG AACGCCCACCCCCATCTTTGGCGCCCAACTCTAAGCTATGAAATGATTGAGGTTAAAAATCTGGCCGAACATCCGGTTACCAATCAATTGGTGAAGCCAACATTTGCTCCAGCTCATATGTCAACTGAACCTCTAACGTTTCCAAATTTGGTAACtggtttccatcgaaatcctcaaCATGCAGCCAGGGCGGCTTTATATACTCGTTATACGCCAGCAGAATGGGCCAATAACAATCTCACAAAATATGCGGAATCCAACATAAATCG TAATCAATCGGAACGTTTAAGAAATGATGCCGTTCGCCTTATGCGTGAAACTGATGAGAAAACTGCCCAAGGTCAACGTGATGCTGGTCGTCGTTTAGGTGAACGTATTACGGATGTTACTTTTTGGCGTAATGAACTTAATACggaaatggaaaaattggtcagtGAATCCTCGGCATTTACGGAATTGAAACGTAAATGTGCCAAAGCCATGATGGACTTGGAGGCACCCTTGCATATAGCCCAAGAATGTTTATATCATCGAGAAGGTCGTGCTGGTGTTGAGAAGGTGCATGACTGTGTGGAAAAGGCCTTACTTTTGGAGATTGATAATTTAAGAAATTCTCGTGACAAACTCAAGGAATTACATGAAAGG attACAAACCAGGCTCATGATTGTAGAGCTGCTCAACATCTTCTAGAAGAAGATGTTTCGGGGAAAGATTCTACATTGGGTATAGATTCAGTGTGCcatcaattgaataattttagtCGTGGTTTAGCTTACTATGGtggtatagaaaaatatgaTCCTACTGTAAGTACACAGGAATCTTGGGCTGAAGCTAGTAGTCAACGTGTCAGCCG ATCTCAAGCTGAAAGAGCAAAACTTTCACAGTTACGAAGTGATTCTGACACTATGGTAAATGCAATAGCACAATCTGTATGGGATCATTGGAGTAATACGAATAACGCTTTCGATCGACGATCACAGGAAATGGCAgaatcgaaaaataaaattcaattgcaTTTACATAAAACTCAACAGGAGTTATTCGATTTGGAGAAACACATATTCCTTTTGCAAAAAGCCATACAAGACAAATCGAATCCACTTAAAGTGGCCCAAACTAGAATGGAAGCTCGTACACATCGCACAGGCGTAGAATTGTGCAA GGATTATGCTCAACTTCGATTAACTCAGGAAGTGCAAGATCTGAAGGATACAGTCAATAATTTACATCACAAGCTCCAAGAAGCCGAAGCTCAAcatcaaagtcttttaaaaacaCGAGCAAGTTTGGAAAGTGATTTACGTAATAAAGTTAATGCTTTGTTCATTGATCGTGAGAAATGCATGGGTCTGAGACGTTCTTTCCCCGTGAACAACATGATTAAATATTAG
- the GCS2alpha gene encoding glucosidase 2 subunit alpha → MRLAIFLLIFCIFEYALGVDPTNFKTCEQSSFCRRCRKLQPGNSKFALVPGSMNTYSNSITADLINKDTKHLYVLKLEALVNNKFRLLIDEKTPLKPRYKVEHVLIGEPQTETLTVEKEDRTEIVLSSGSNKAVIVADPFRVDFYENNVLVVSANAKGLMNFEHIRNKPQSNPDGSQNDQEGGEAANVEPQTPEDSDPGAWEENFKSHHDSKPYGPEAIALDFSFPEAEVLFGIPEHADTFILKSTSGTDPYRLYNLDVFEYIIDSKMALYGSVPVLYGHGPQRTAGVYWQNAAETWVDIYLTEQNVVSSIVKLVSGSNKVDPPAAHFMSESGIIDAFILLGPKPIDAFKQYTSLTGVAGLPQMFTLAYHQCRWNYNDAKDVETVSTKFDEYDIPMDIMWLDIEYTDGKKYFTWDQFKFPDPLSMIKNLTDVGRHLVIIIDPHIKRDSGYFFHNDCTDKGYYVKTRDGKDYEGWCWPGSASYPDFFRQDVRDYYANQYLLSNFKTVTNDVMFWNDMNEPSVFNGPEVTMPKDIVHFGDWEHRDVHNLYGHMHIMGTFEGILKRDPNQRPFILTRAHFAGSQRYAAIWTGDNMADWGHLQHSIKMCLSEAVAGFSFCGADVGGFFGNPDHELFERWYQTGAFLPFFRSHAHIDTKRREPWLYPEKTRLIIRDAIRKRYSYLPLWYTMFYEHEMDGSPVIRPLLTHYPKDKEAFTIDNQLLLQDRILVRPVMQQGVSKVDVYFPALDEKRTIGDLWYDVDTFQKYDRVGKETVQVNEYKIPVYQRGGSIVPKKERIRRASPLMKNDPYTLVVCVDRHGKAEGTLYLDDEKSYDYRQGKFIYVNYSFDGTKLSNTFIKPPNYDSKAWIERVVIAGLERQPKSATIVINGITEKLDVMPHEKAYVIRKPGVAISKDFEIKLNY, encoded by the exons ATGcgtttggcaatatttttattaatattttgcatattCGAATATGCTCTTGGAGTGGatccaacaaattttaaaacatgTGAACAGAGCAGTTTTTGCAG GCGATGCCGCAAGCTACAACCTGGAAATTCTAAATTTGCCTTGGTTCCTGGTTCAATGAACACATATTCTAATTCAATAACTGCCGATTTAATTAATAAGGACACAAAACATTTGTATGTATTGAAATTGGAGGCATTAGTG AATAATAAATTTCGTCTTTTAATTGATGAAAAAACTCCATTAAAACCAAGATACAAAGTTGAACATGTTTTGATTGGAGAACCCCAGACTGAAAC TTTGACTGTAGAAAAAGAAGATAGAACAGAAATCGTCTTGTCATCTGGTTCTAACAAAGCCGTCATTGTTGCTGATCCATTCCgtgttgatttttatgaaaataatgttttggttGTTTCTGCAAATGCCAAAGGTCTAATGAACTTCGAGCATATACGCAACAAACCCCAATCGAATCCTGATGGAAGTCAAAATGATCAAGAAGGAGGAGAAGCAGCTAATGTTGAACCTCAGACACCCGAAGATAGTGACCCAGGGGCTTGGGAAGAAAACTTTAAATCTCACCATGATTCCAAACCCTATGGACCAGAAGCTATAGCTTTGGATTTCTCTTTCCCCGAAGCTGAGGTATTGTTTGGTATACCAGAACATGCCGATACATTCATATTGAAATCAACATCGGGGACAGATCCTTATCGTCTATATAATTTGGATGTGTTTGAATATATTATTGATAGTAAAATGGCTTTATATGGATCCGTTCCGGTCCTCTATGGTCATGG accTCAACGTACTGCCGGTGTTTATTGGCAAAATGCTGCCGAAACCTGGGTTGATATTTATTTGACCGAACAAAATGTGGTATCCTCTATAGTAAAATTGGTTTCTGGTTCGAACAAAGTGGATCCACCAGCTGCTCATTTTATGTCAGAATCGGGTATCATAGATGCTTTCATTTTGTTGGGCCCCAAGCCAATTGATGCATTCAAACAATATACCTCACTAACTGGAGTGGCTGGTTTGCCTCAAATGTTTACTCTGGCCTATCATCAATGCCGTTGGAATTACAATGATGCCAAAGATGTGGAGACAGTTTCGACTAAATTCGATGAATATGATATTCCCATGGATATTATGTGGTTGGATATTGAATATACTGATGGCAAGAAATATTTCACTTGGgaccaatttaaatttcccgATCCATtgagtatgattaaaaatttgactGATGTCGGTCGTCATTTGGTCATAATTATTGATCCTCATATTAAACGTGACAGTGGCTATTTCTTCCACAACGATTGTACCGATAAAGGCTATTATGTAAAGACGCGTGATGGCAAGGATTATGAAGGTTGGTGTTGGCCAGGATCGGCCAGTTATCCAGACTTCTTCCGTCAAGATGTTAGAGATTACTATGCTAACCAATATCTTTTGTCCAATTTCAAAACTGTCACCAATGATGTTATGTTTTGGAATGATATGAATGAGCCTTCAGTATTCAATGGCCCAGAGGTTACTATGCCCAAAGATATTGTACACTTTGGTGACTGGGAACATCGTGATGTTCATAATTTATATGGTCATATGCATATTATGGGAACTTTTGAGGGTATCTTGAAACGTGATCCCAATCAGAGACCCTTCATCTTGACTAGAGCCCACTTTGCGGGATCTCAACGGTATGCTGCAATTTGGACTGGAGATAATATGGCCGATTGGGGTCATCTACAACATTCGATTAAAATGTGTCTCTCCGAAGCTGTAGCTGGTTTTTCTTTCTGTGGCGCCGATGTTGGTGGTTTCTTTGGTAATCCTGATCATGAGTTATTCGAGAGATGGTATCAAACAGGAGCTTTCCTTCCATTCTTCCGTTCTCATGCTCACATCGACACAAAGAGACGTGAACCATGGTTGTATCCAGAGAAAACTCGTTTGATTATTCGTGATGCTATTCGTAAAAGATACTCGTATTTGCCTTTGTGGTATACTATGTTCTATGAGCATGAAATGGATGGTAGCCCAGTTATTCGTCCTTTACTCACCCACTATCCCAAGGATAAAGAAGCTTTTACTATTgataatcaattattgttgcaaGATCGTATTTTGGTTAGACCTGTCATGCAGCAGGGTGTTAGTAAAGTGGATGTGTACTTCCCTGCCTTAGATGAAAAGAGGACTATTGGTGATCTTTGGTATGATGTAGATACGTTCCAGAAGTACGATCGTGTTGGAAAGGAGACTGTGCAAGTCAATGAGTATAAG ATACCAGTCTACCAACGCGGTGGATCTATTGTACCCAAAAAAGAACGTATTCGTCGTGCATCACCCTTAATGAAGAACGATCCATATACATTGGTTGTATGTGTAGATCGCCATGGTAAAGCTGAAGGTACCCTCTATTTAGACGATGAAAAATCCTACGATTATCGTCAAGGCAAATTCATCTATGTCAACTATAGCTTTGATGGCACTAAATTGAGCAATACATTTATCAAACCACCCAATTACGATAGCAAAGCATGGATTGAACGTGTTGTAATTGCTGGTCTAGAACGTCAACCAAAATCGGCGACTATTGTCATAAATGGCATCACTGAGAAACTGGATGTAATGCCACATGAAAAAGCCTATGTCATACGTAAACCTggtgtggctatatcaaaagatTTTGAAATTAAACTCAACTATTAG